A DNA window from Impatiens glandulifera chromosome 7, dImpGla2.1, whole genome shotgun sequence contains the following coding sequences:
- the LOC124945977 gene encoding magnesium protoporphyrin IX methyltransferase, chloroplastic-like: MSMACSSSLSSQIYFRETHNSYPKFSQSKLNYPKRRPLTISAVTDVAAAVPLDGTTLAVVGGGSVAALAAILSLSDPEKRRQLQAEEVGGGDKEVVKEYFNNTGFQRWKKIYGETDDVNRVQLDIRLGHSKTVENTIMMLTDEGSLQGVTVCDAGCGTGSLSIPLAKLGAVVLSSDISAAMVAEAERKAKEELVDSSQDSLSVAPVLPKFQVKDLESLDGKYDTVVCLDVLIHYPQNKADGMIAHLASLAENRLILSFAPKTYYYALLKRIGELFPGPSKATRAYLHSEADVEAALKKVGWKIRKKGLITTQFYFARLVEAVPVSTAG, translated from the exons ATGTCAATGGCGTGCTCATCGTCTCTATCTTCCCAAATATACTTTCGCGAAACCCACAATTCATACCCTAAATTCTCTCAATCCAAGCTAAACTATCCAAAACGCAGACCCTTAACGATTTCCGCAGTCACAGACGTCGCCGCCGCTGTTCCGTTGGACGGAACAACTCTAGCGGTTGTTGGTGGAGGTTCCGTGGCCGCACTAGCCGCAATTTTGTCCCTATCAGATCCAGAGAAGCGTCGGCAACTTCAGGCGGAGGAAGTCGGTGGTGGGGATAAGGAGGTAGTGAAAGAGTATTTCAATAATACTGGGTTTCAGAGATGGAAGAAGATATATGGGGAGACTGATGATGTGAACAGAGTTCAACTTGATATACGTTTAGGTCATTCGAAGACTGTCGAGAATACTATTATGATGTTGACTGATGAAGGGTCTTTACAAGGTGTAACTGTGTGTGACGCTGGATGTGGAACTGGTTCGTTGTCAATTCCGCTTGCTAAGCTTGGCGCCGTTGTTTTGTCTAGTGATATTTCGGCTGCTATGGTTGCTGAAGCTGAAAGAAAG GCAAAAGAGGAGCTTGTAGACAGCAGCCAAGACAGTCTTTCAGTAGCTCCGGTTCTTCCAAAATTTCAAGTGAAGGATTTGGAGAGCTTAGATGGGAAATATGACACAGTGGTGTGTTTGGATGTATTAATACACTATCCACAAAACAAAGCAGACGGAATGATTGCTCATCTTGCTTCATTAGCAGAGAATCGGTTAATCCTAAGCTTTGCACCAAAAACGTATTATTATGCTTTGTTGAAAAGGATTGGAGAATTGTTCCCTGGACCTTCTAAGGCAACTAGGGCTTATCTTCATTCAGAGGCTGATGTTGAAGCAGCATTGAAGAAGGTAGGATGGAAAATAAGGAAGAAAGGCTTAATCActacacaattttattttgcAAGGCTAGTTGAGGCTGTTCCTGTTTCTACTGCTGGTTAG
- the LOC124910254 gene encoding magnesium protoporphyrin IX methyltransferase, chloroplastic-like: MMKKITLKRSEGKICQILELHELQPPRLSSNGPYKPHAKEELVDSSQDSPSVAPVLPKFQVKDLESLDGKYDTVVCLDVLIHYPQNKADGMIAHLASLAENRLILSFAPKTY, translated from the exons atgatgaagaaaatcACACTGAAAAGATCTGAAGGAAAGATATGTCAGATTCTTGAGCTTCATGAGCTTCAACCACCACGCCTCAGCTCCAATGGACCCTACAAACCCCAT GCAAAAGAGGAGCTTGTAGACAGCAGCCAGGACAGTCCTTCAGTAGCTCCGGTTCTTCCAAAATTTCAAGTGAAGGATTTGGAGAGCTTAGATGGGAAGTATGACACGGTGGTGTGTTTGGATGTATTAATACACTATCCACAAAACAAAGCAGATGGAATGATTGCTCATCTTGCTTCATTAGCAGAGAATCGGTTAATTCTAAGCTTTGCACCAAAAACGTACTAG